Proteins encoded within one genomic window of Gallus gallus isolate bGalGal1 chromosome 1, bGalGal1.mat.broiler.GRCg7b, whole genome shotgun sequence:
- the ARSH gene encoding arylsulfatase family, member H isoform X1, with the protein MIWQQISHWTCLVKALIFGLLLQPLMTQPSIITQPNFVLLLADDLGIGDVGCYGNDTIRTPNIDRLAREGVKLTQHITAAPLCTPSRAAFLTGRYPIRSGMDAVNNYRVIFWNGGSGGLPPNETTFAKILQQQGYSTGLIGKWHLGVNCEHRNDHCHHPLNHGFEYFYGMPFTLISDCQTTEEPEMDRAFRRKVWLYTQMIALATLTTALGRLTGLISVHWKTVTCLALFTLLFFVSWFSSYGFVRYWNCIIMRNHEVTEQPMVTERTTSFILRESISFIERNKHKPFLLFLSFLHSHTPLLTTEKFLGKSGHGLYGDNVEEMDWMVGQVLDAIDKKGLKKNTLVYFASDHGGWLERQEGKRQLGGWNGIYRGGKAMGGWEGGIRVPGIFRWPGVLPAGKVISEPTSLMDIYPTVVHLAGGVVPQDRVIDGRDLMPLLQGTVEHSEHKFLLHYCGTHLHAVRWHQKDSGAIWKAHYVTPNFHPLGAGACYDRGFCPCFGEGVTHHDPPLLYDLSRDPSESQPLSADTEPLFDTVIEQIGRAIEEHRRTLTAVPQQLSLYNVIWKPWLQPCCGTFPFCWCDKEDDDKLADL; encoded by the exons ATGATTTGGCAACAAATATCACATTG gaCATGCCTGGTCAAAGCCCTGATTTTTGGTCTGCTTCTGCAGCCACTAATGACACAGCCTTCCATTATCACGCAGCCAAACTTTGTCCTGTTGTTGGCTGATGATCTTGGTATAGGAGATGTAGGTTGCTATGGGAATGATACTATCAG GACTCCGAACATTGATCGCCTGGCAAGGGAAGGAGTGAAGCTGACCCAACACATCACTGCAGCTCCACTTTGCACCCCCAGCAGAGCAGCGTTTCTCACTGGCAGATATCCCATTCGATCAG GAATGGATGCTGTAAACAATTATCGTGTTATTTTTTGGAATGGCGGCTCAGGAGGGCTTCCTCCAAATGAAACCACTTTTGCCAAAATACTGCAGCAACAAGGCTACAGCACAGGACTAATCG GAAAGTGGCATCTAGGTGTTAACTGTGAACACCGAAACGACCATTGTCATCACCCTTTGAACCATGGGTTTGAATATTTTTATGGGATGCCTTTTACATTAATAAGTGACTGCCAAACAACAGAAGAACCAGAGATGGATAGAGCCTTCAGAAGGAAAGTTTGGCTTTATACTCAGATGATTGCCCTTGCTACGCTCACCACTGCCCTAGGGAGACTCACTGGCTTGATTTCTGTCCACTGGAAAACAGTGACCTGCCTTGCTCTGTTTactctccttttctttgtgtCCTGGTTCTCAAGTTATGGATTTGTAAGATATTGGAACTGCATTATAATGAGAAACCACGAAGTCACTGAGCAGCCAATGGTGACAGAGAGGACTACATCTTTTATTTTGAGAGAGTCCATTTCATTTATTGAAAG aaATAAGCACAAGCcattcctcctctttctttcctttttacacTCCCACACCCCTCTACTCacaacagagaagtttcttgggaAGAGTGGCCATGGTTTATATGGAGACAATGTAGAGGAGATGGACTGGATGGTGG GGCAGGTTCTAGATGCTATTGACAAGAaaggtttgaaaaaaaatacactagTTTACTTTGCCTCTGATCATGGTGGATGGCTGGAAAGACAAGAGGGAAAAAGGCAGCTGGGTGGTTGGAATGGAATATACAGAG gTGGAAAAGCTATGggaggctgggaaggaggaaTCCGTGTCCCAGGGATATTTAGATGGCCAGGAGTGTTACCTGCAGGGAAAGTGATCAGTGAACCTACGAGCCTTATGGACATTTATCCCACAGTAGTTCATTTGGCTGGAGGAGTAGTACCTCAGGACAG agtaATTGATGGCCGGGATCTGATGCCTTTACTGCAAGGAACAGTTGAGCACTCAGAGCACAAGTTCCTGCTTCATTATTGTGGCACTCATTTACATGCTGTGCGATGGCACCAGAAGGACA GTGGAGCCATTTGGAAGGCTCATTATGTGACCCCAAACTTCCATCCACTCGGGGCTGGAGCTTGTTACGACAGAGGATTTTGCCCATGTTTTGGGGAAGGCGTGACCCATCATGACCCTCCACTGCTGTATGACCTCTCACGAGACCCTTCTGAGTCCCAGCCTCTGTCAGCTGACACTGAGCCCCTCTTTGACACTGTAATAGAGCAGATTGGGAGAGCCATTGAAGAGCACCGCAGGACACTGACTGCAgtcccacagcagctctccttaTACAACGTCATCTGGAAgccatggctgcagccctgctgtgggacGTTCCCATTCTGTTGGTGTGATAAAGAAGATGATGATAAACTTGCAGACCTATAA